A part of Kryptolebias marmoratus isolate JLee-2015 linkage group LG8, ASM164957v2, whole genome shotgun sequence genomic DNA contains:
- the bgnb gene encoding biglycan b, translating into MSPHCSLLLLLCVTRLVSPSSALPFEQRGFWDFALDSLETGNMMSMMRDQEESSGIDETPTPDMHMCPFGCHCQLRVVQCSDLGLTEVPKNIPPDTKFLDLQNNRITELKESDFRGLSNLYALSVRNNRISKVHPKAFAPLKHMQKLYFSKNYLTAIPKNLPASLVELRIHENHIKKVAAGTFSGLGNMNCIEMGANPIQNSGFEPGAFRGLKLNYLRISEAKLTGVPKDLPESLHELHLDHNQIQAVELEDLSRYKNLFRLGLGFNHIRNIENGSLSYLPMLRELHLDNNRLKHVPHGLPNMKYLQVVYLHSNNISRVGVDDFCPRGFGMKRTFYNGISLFDNPVNYWEVQPATFRCVGDRFAIQFGNYKK; encoded by the exons ATGTCGCCACATTGCtcccttctgctgctgctgtgtgtgacCCGGCTGGTCTCGCCCTCCTCTGCTCTGCCCTTCGAACAAAGAGGCTTTTGGGACTTTGCCCTGGACAGTCTGGAGACTGGCAACATGATGAGCATGATGAGGGATCAGGAAGAGAGTTCGGGCATCGACGAGACGCCAACTCCCGACATGCACATGTGCCCCTTCGGCTGCCACTGCCAGCTCAGGGTCGTCCAGTGCTCCGACCTCG GTTTGACTGAGGTGCCAAAGAATATTCCTCCAGACACCAAGTTCCTGGATCTGCAAAACAACCGTATCACTGAGCTTAAGGAGAGTGACTTCAGAGGCCTTAGTAACTTATAT GCTCTATCTGTGAGGAATAACAGGATTTCCAAAGTTCATCCCAAAGCCTTTGCCCCTCTGAAGCACATGCAGAAGCTCTACTTTTCAAAGAATTACCTGACCGCTATCCCCAAAAACTTGCCTGCCTCTCTGGTTGAGCTGAGGATCCACGAGAACCACATCAAGAAGGTGGCAGCTGGAACCTTCTCCGGACTGGGCAACATGAACTGCATAG AAATGGGAGCAAACCCCATCCAGAACAGTGGTTTTGAGCCAGGAGCCTTTAGGGGCCTTAAACTGAACTATCTGCGCATATCAGAAGCCAAACTAACTGGAGTCCCAAAAG ATCTCCCAGAGAGTCTCCATGAGCTTCATCTGGACCACAATCAGATCCAGGCTGTGGAACTGGAGGACCTGAGCCGCTACAAAAACCTCTTCAG actggGCCTCGGCTTCAACCACATCCGTAACATAGAGAACGGCAGCCTGTCATATCTGCCCATGCTGAGAGAGTTGCACCTGGACAACAACCGCCTCAAACACGTCCCCCACGGCCTTCCGAACATGAAGTACCTGCAG GTGGTGTACCTCCACTCCAACAACATCAGTCGCGTGGGCGTGGATGACTTCTGCCCTCGAGGGTTTGGGATGAAGAGGACGTTCTATAATGGCATCAGCCTGTTCGATAACCCCGTCAACTACTGGGAGGTGCAGCCGGCAACGTTCCGCTGCGTGGGCGACCGGTTCGCCATCCAGTTCGGgaactacaaaaaataa